CGTTTCAGGAGTTGTTCCCGAACATCTCCCGGGTCGGGTTGAGCTCCCGAGCGGAAGACCTCCAGGGTTTCCCGGATGGCTTCATGAACACGGTTTCCGGTCCAGAGATAACGGTTGGTCAGCTTCTTCAGGCGGTAGGCTTCCCGGGCAAGCGGCGATGCCTCCCTTTCCCATCCTCCCCAGGAACCATAGCGTGAAAACCAGTACTGTCGTTCGCAGGTTCGAAACTGGCTTCCCTGGGAGAGAGAGTAAGAAAATCGGTTGACGAGTTCGGCCATCTGGCATGCCTTTCAGGGAGGGGAAGGGAAAAATGGCTGTGTTTTGAATCAGGCTGTGGCGTCCTGGTTCTGGTCCGAACGGGCGACCTTGAGACGAATGCGACAGAAAGTGCAGACTTCTGTGTAGGAAGGGGTCTGGCATTCCCGGCAGAGGTGGGTGGGAGCTTCTTCTGCCTTTTCCGGATAGAAATGACTTCGCCGGTCGAGAAAGCCAAAATAAAAAGCCTGTTTGGTCCCTGGAGATTCCTGTTCGACCTGGTTCATGATCTTTTTATAAAAAAGCTGTTTGGCATTGACCGACATCGGGCATTCATGCACGACGTAGTTGATACCCTTCAAGAAGGCGTAAGCCGCCATTTCTTTTTCTGTCAGGCGATTCAGGGGTTTGACTTTCCGGACAAGCCCCCCTTCATCTGGCAATGCAGGGTTTTGTTTTTCAAGATATCCGTCCTGCCAGTGAAGAATATTCCCGAGCAACCGGGACGCTTCATCGTCCAGGTTGTGACCGGTCGCCACAACCTGACATTCCAGTTTTTTCGCTGCCCGGTTAAAGAGATGGCGCTTTGAAACGCCGCACGCGGAACAGGGAGGGCGATTCGTCAGATCTGCAATGTTGGCGACAGAAGCGCCCACCTCCTGAACCAGGGATTCAACGTGCAGGGAAAGTCCATGACGGAGAGCGAACGCACGGGTTTTTTCGACGGATTCTCCGGAGTACCCTCCAATTCCAAGGTCCAGGTGAAACCCGGTTGTCTGGTACCCAAGCCGGTTCAGGATATCCCAAAGTGCAAGGGAATCCTTCCCTCCGGAAACAGCAACCAGAATCCGGTCGCTTTTGGTAAACATCTCGAATTCGTCAATGGCTTTCCAGACCTGGTCCATCAGGTACGAGTCGAAGCACGCGGCACAAAAAGAGGCATTGTGCCGGGGGAGGTCGATGACTGCCTTTTCCCGGCAGACACGGCACTTCACGACGAGCCTCCCGAAATGACTGGGCGGATCTCCACTTCGATATCGGGAGAGAGCGTTTCGTCCTGGGTCAGGAGCTGTTCTCCCTGAATCACCAGGACGGTTTCCGGGTCGAGGCCGAGGTCCTTCAGAAGTCGATGGACCTTCCGGCGATAGGTGACATGTCCCCGTGTCCCCGTCTGCGCATTGTAGACGGAAAGCATGTTCTTTCCTTCTTTTTCATCATCGGATTCCTTTTGAAAGCCTGAAACCGTCATGTTCTGAAAAACCCCTGCCATCCCGGCCGTCGTGCCGGGATCAAATAATATGGATATCAATATTGATGTGAAGCGTGATGGCTGCAGTCGATACACAGGAGAATTTCTTCTCTTGGGAAAGTATAACAGAAGGAAGAATCCGGGATCATGTCCGGCTCAGAAATCGTGATGGTGTCAGGGGGAAGACGGTTCTTGGGGAAGACCCAGGGCCTCTCCTCTTATCAGGCAAACCAGAGCGAAGCGAAAAGCGGCCTCACGACGATTCGGGTCGGAAATGTTTTCAGCGATTTTGCGGGCTTTTTCTTCCACACTCTCCAGACGGTTCCCGGAAAGAGGCATCGGGATCCGACGGGGTCCGGATACTTTTTCGGATGCGATTCGCTGGACGCGAAAACGGATTGTCATCTCCGGAGCTTCCGGAAACAGGCGACGAATCGCCTGGCGAAACTGAGGCTCCAGAAAGGAAAACTCCTTTCGGTGGAGGGCGCTGTCCACGGCAATGACCAGGATGTTCCTGCTATAGGACCAGGGTCGGGAGTGGGCAGAAACAGGACCCGGAAAACATCGCTCCCAGTCTTTTCGCAGGGCGGCAAGGAGGAGATCGTCATTGGACGCCCATTGAAGCGCCAGTGTTCGGGTCATGGAGCCCAGATCGGTAAAAGCCAAGGCGACTCCGGGAGAGACATGCGTGATTGGTTTGAGTTTCTTTCGGATGATATGGCATAATACGCGCGGCCGTCTGTCGAGGCAACCTAGGTGGCATCTCCCCGGAGTCTCCGGATGGAGTGCCGGGACGGGTTTTGCAACGGACAATACCCTGGAGGGTGATCGACTTATGCCAGAAACTGGAGTGCCGGATTCCGAGAAGGGCGTCGTCTGGACGGAAGATGCTCAGGCATTGCTGAAAAAAGTTCCTTTTTTTATACGGAAGAACGTTGAGAAAGAGGCCGAGGAATATGCCCGCCAGAATTCTTCCGGGAAAGTGGATGCCGGCGTGATTGCCCGCATCAAGTCCCTGAAGACGGACCGGTCGGAAGATCCCGGAGTTCCGGAAGAGTCCTCCCAGACCGAGTCTGCACCTGCCTCTGCGTCGGTACCCTCTTCTTCCGCTACGGGATATAAGACGGCATCTTCTCCCGCGGAGACTCCGGGCGAAGAGCCTCATCCGACTTCCCGGACTGCTTCTGCCAAGGTCGGAGAAGGGGATTCCCCGGGATCGTCCTTTTCCCTTTCGAGAGATTTTTCGAGCTTTTCCCTTTTTCGCCTCGATCCCGCCTGGAGAAAGCTTCATCCCACAGAGATCGGCCATGGAAAGAGAGAGTTCCATGAAGTCGTGAAGTCCTATTCGAACCAGATCGCTGTTTATTCTTACTGTCTGGTCGGACTTCATGGATCGGGGGATCTCCTTCTCTGGCGGACCGGTACGAGCCTCGAGGTACTGCAGGAAATGACCGGAAAAATGTTGTCGACGTTTTTCGGACGATATCTGCTGACGGAAAAAAACTACATGGGGTATCTGACCCAGCAGAACAGCCGTTCGCTTTTTACGCCCAGCAAGAGCCGGTTCATTCATGTCAAACCTGTCGTCATGACCCGCGAATGGCATCAACTCGCTCCTTTTATTCGCGAAGTCATCGAGCAGGAAGCCCGGGACATCGCTCCCCGCTATCCGGGAGTCCGCCTGACGACCATGGCCAGTTATGGTCTTGATGAATCCGACTATGTGATGGTTCTCGAAAGTGATTCCCCCGAGCTCCTTGTCCAGTTTAACGATGCCTTTCAGGGGGCCCAGATCTACCGGTATATCGATGATTCACAGCGGGGGATTACGGCCATTTCCCGATCCATGTCCGATATTCTGGACCTTTTGGGCGGCTGAAGAGATCCCGTTTCTGAAAAAACGTCCGTGTCGGCTTTTCCCAGATGAAGGGAGGGTTTCATGGCGGAACAGGTCCTTCTTCTCAATGCAACCTACGAACCGTTGAAGGTTGTTCCCTGGCAGAAGGCGGTTCATCTTTTTTTTCAGGGAAAAATTGAAATCGTCGAAACGTACGACAGGCAGATCGCATCGGCCCATCTGACCATGCGAATGCCTGCCGTCGTTCGTCTCTTCCGCCTCGTTTCCTTTCATCACGTTCGCCAAATGGTCAAGTTTTCCCGGGAAACTCTTTTTACACGGGACTCCTTCTGTTGCCAATATTGCGGCAAGCGATTCGACAAGCATGATCTGACATTCGATCATGTGTTGCCTGCTGCGCGGGGAGGTCCGAAAACATGGGAAAACATCGTGACGGCCTGTCGGAAATGCAATCACAGGAAATCGGGGAAAACGCCCGAAGAGGCCGGCATGAAACTGCTGAAAAAAGCCGAGCGTCCCCACTGGTCTCCGGCGATTCTGGTGATGATGAACCTCAATTGCCGTGGCCCCAAAGTCTGGGAAAACTACCTGTATGATGCCTCCCGGACGGTGTTTTCCCAAACGGTTGAGCCCCATATGTAGACCGAAGTCAGAAGGGGTTCTTTTTTCCGATTTTTCGGATCTCCCGAACGATGGAGACGCCTTCCCTTATTCCGATCAGGGACGTGATTCCCAGATACAATCCCAGCCCCAGAACAATCACCGGAAGAATTTCTCCCGCCAGCCAGAGGGAACCTTGGGGGGGAAATACGCTGGCGACTCCCTGCCAGAAAAGCCGAACTCCCGCATACAGGACCGCGGATGCTCCCAGAACAGGAAGGGTGTTTCCAAAAATCTCCCAGGGTGTTTTTGTCAGATATTTTTTCAGGCCGGCAAAGATAATCGTCTGGTTAACAAGGGATCCGACGGAAATGCCCGCAGCCAGGGCCAGAATCCCGATGGACCGGTAAAGTGCCGCCGAAAGGGCAAGGTTTGTCAAAAGGCCCCAGAACGCGGCCCACACCGGAAAGCGCGTGTCCTGATGGGCATAGTATACGCGGACCAGAATGCGCACGCCGGAAAAAGACCACAGGCCCAGAGCGTATCCCCAGAGGGCTTCCCGGGTCATGACGGTGCTCTGCGCCGCAAAGGATCCGTGTTGGAAAAGAAGTTTGATCAGGGGGTCTCCCAGAGCCACAAGTCCAGCGGATGCCGGAAGCATGAAAAACAGGGAGAGCCGGTAGGCATCGGCCAGAGTCCTGATCGACTGTTCCGTTCCTCCGGTTTCCAGGCGCTGGCGGGACAGAACCGGCAAAAGAACTGTCGCGATGGCCGCTCCGATCAGTCCGAGCGGAAACTGGACAAGTCGCATGGCGTAATAAAGAGCGGAAATGGTGCCGGACAGCATCAGGGAACCGAAAAAAGTGGCAATCAGAAGATTCCCCTGTGTAACCCACAAACCGCCGATGGATGGAAGGAGCAGTCGGAGGACTTTTCGGGCCCTTGCGTCTTTCCATGCTTTCCTCATCTCCAGTGAAGGAAGGAAATGAATGCGTCCTTTTCCGAGAGGACCCCACTGCACCACCCACTGCAACAAACCGCCGAGAAGGACTCCGAATGCCAGCCCGAAGACCGGGTGACCTCCGGTCAGGGAGGACGGGAAGAAGACCCCGGCGATCAGACCGGCCGAGAAGAAGACGGGAGAGAGTGCCGGAATGAAGAATCGTCCCTGAACGTTCAGCGCTCCCATCGCGAGAGCGGAAAAAGAAATAAAAAGAAGAAACGGGAACATGAGCCGGATCAGGGCGACTCCGACCCCTCGTGTGTCCGGGTTGGACGCATATCCGGGAGCAAGGATCCGGAAAAGGACGGGAGCCAGAACCTCCCCTGCGACCAGGATGACCAGGAGAATGAGACAGAGCAGAAGGCTTACGGCGGTCATCAGTCTCGATGCCCGCTCTTCCCCTTCCTCCTTCAGTGTTCTGGTCAGCTCGGGAATAAATGCGGAAGAGAGGGTTCCTTCGGCAAAAAGTTCCCGAAGCATATTGGGAATCCGGTACCCGATGTAGAAAAGGTCAGACGTTTCCCCGGTGCCGAAGCCGTACGCAATGAGCATGTCCCGGACAAATCCCGTGATGCGGGAGAGAAAAGTCGCGGCGGAAACGGAAAGCATCCGTTTCCGGATCGGGTGGACAGCAGCGTCGGGCGAGGAGGTGGATTCCTTGACGTTTTCGGAGAGTTCCATT
This portion of the Leptospirillum ferriphilum genome encodes:
- a CDS encoding ATP-binding protein, whose translation is MKCRVCREKAVIDLPRHNASFCAACFDSYLMDQVWKAIDEFEMFTKSDRILVAVSGGKDSLALWDILNRLGYQTTGFHLDLGIGGYSGESVEKTRAFALRHGLSLHVESLVQEVGASVANIADLTNRPPCSACGVSKRHLFNRAAKKLECQVVATGHNLDDEASRLLGNILHWQDGYLEKQNPALPDEGGLVRKVKPLNRLTEKEMAAYAFLKGINYVVHECPMSVNAKQLFYKKIMNQVEQESPGTKQAFYFGFLDRRSHFYPEKAEEAPTHLCRECQTPSYTEVCTFCRIRLKVARSDQNQDATA
- a CDS encoding DUF721 domain-containing protein, which produces MAFTDLGSMTRTLALQWASNDDLLLAALRKDWERCFPGPVSAHSRPWSYSRNILVIAVDSALHRKEFSFLEPQFRQAIRRLFPEAPEMTIRFRVQRIASEKVSGPRRIPMPLSGNRLESVEEKARKIAENISDPNRREAAFRFALVCLIRGEALGLPQEPSSP
- a CDS encoding chlorite dismutase family protein, with translation MPETGVPDSEKGVVWTEDAQALLKKVPFFIRKNVEKEAEEYARQNSSGKVDAGVIARIKSLKTDRSEDPGVPEESSQTESAPASASVPSSSATGYKTASSPAETPGEEPHPTSRTASAKVGEGDSPGSSFSLSRDFSSFSLFRLDPAWRKLHPTEIGHGKREFHEVVKSYSNQIAVYSYCLVGLHGSGDLLLWRTGTSLEVLQEMTGKMLSTFFGRYLLTEKNYMGYLTQQNSRSLFTPSKSRFIHVKPVVMTREWHQLAPFIREVIEQEARDIAPRYPGVRLTTMASYGLDESDYVMVLESDSPELLVQFNDAFQGAQIYRYIDDSQRGITAISRSMSDILDLLGG
- a CDS encoding HNH endonuclease, encoding MAEQVLLLNATYEPLKVVPWQKAVHLFFQGKIEIVETYDRQIASAHLTMRMPAVVRLFRLVSFHHVRQMVKFSRETLFTRDSFCCQYCGKRFDKHDLTFDHVLPAARGGPKTWENIVTACRKCNHRKSGKTPEEAGMKLLKKAERPHWSPAILVMMNLNCRGPKVWENYLYDASRTVFSQTVEPHM
- the murJ gene encoding murein biosynthesis integral membrane protein MurJ; the encoded protein is MELSENVKESTSSPDAAVHPIRKRMLSVSAATFLSRITGFVRDMLIAYGFGTGETSDLFYIGYRIPNMLRELFAEGTLSSAFIPELTRTLKEEGEERASRLMTAVSLLLCLILLVILVAGEVLAPVLFRILAPGYASNPDTRGVGVALIRLMFPFLLFISFSALAMGALNVQGRFFIPALSPVFFSAGLIAGVFFPSSLTGGHPVFGLAFGVLLGGLLQWVVQWGPLGKGRIHFLPSLEMRKAWKDARARKVLRLLLPSIGGLWVTQGNLLIATFFGSLMLSGTISALYYAMRLVQFPLGLIGAAIATVLLPVLSRQRLETGGTEQSIRTLADAYRLSLFFMLPASAGLVALGDPLIKLLFQHGSFAAQSTVMTREALWGYALGLWSFSGVRILVRVYYAHQDTRFPVWAAFWGLLTNLALSAALYRSIGILALAAGISVGSLVNQTIIFAGLKKYLTKTPWEIFGNTLPVLGASAVLYAGVRLFWQGVASVFPPQGSLWLAGEILPVIVLGLGLYLGITSLIGIREGVSIVREIRKIGKKNPF